A genomic region of Merismopedia glauca CCAP 1448/3 contains the following coding sequences:
- a CDS encoding AAA-like domain-containing protein — protein sequence MTESEFSWEVALEFADKLVYNHTNIHLKDIEVTVLQASWEGLTYQQIADNYGYSAEYLNKDIGYKLWHKLTEALGIGEKVSKQNFKEALKRVWKEHQGIGNAIAQTPQLSLLPSDSFYIERPPLEERCLTEITQPGCLLRIKAPLQMGKTELMSRILYYASHQGYRTVELNLRDAIAADFSKLDLFLQWLCTSITETLQVSYPVIEHWHKSLGNSKIKCRTYFEKYLLAGNNPLVLALDEVDKMFPYPEIAGEFLGMLRTWHEDAKTRPLWRQLRLVVLHTQAYTQLDINQSPFNAGTEVNLPDFTAEQILLLAKQYGLDWDLDRVTLLRKMVGGNPYLVGEAIKQLVPEKKSVEEVLQTAHTAWGIYRYHLQKHYQNLLANSQLGAAFKKVVLADTPVEFDSLLNQDTAVKLNDLGLVNLSHKSATPRYELYRLYFRQRCQENDL from the coding sequence ATGACAGAATCAGAGTTTAGTTGGGAAGTAGCCTTAGAATTTGCTGACAAGCTGGTATACAACCATACCAATATTCACTTAAAGGATATTGAAGTTACAGTCCTTCAAGCTTCCTGGGAAGGTTTGACGTATCAGCAAATAGCAGATAATTATGGTTATAGTGCTGAATATCTGAATAAAGATATTGGTTATAAATTGTGGCATAAGCTGACAGAAGCATTAGGAATAGGAGAAAAGGTTAGCAAGCAAAATTTTAAAGAAGCACTAAAGCGGGTATGGAAGGAACATCAAGGCATAGGTAATGCGATCGCCCAAACACCACAATTATCATTATTACCATCGGATTCCTTCTATATAGAACGTCCTCCCCTAGAAGAACGCTGTTTGACAGAGATTACTCAACCTGGCTGTCTGCTGAGAATCAAAGCACCTTTGCAGATGGGGAAGACAGAACTGATGTCGAGGATTTTGTATTATGCAAGTCATCAAGGTTACCGAACGGTAGAATTAAATCTGCGGGATGCGATCGCAGCAGATTTCAGTAAGCTAGATCTATTTTTACAGTGGTTATGCACTAGCATCACGGAAACTTTGCAGGTGAGTTATCCGGTGATAGAACATTGGCATAAAAGTTTGGGAAATAGCAAGATTAAGTGCAGAACCTATTTTGAAAAATATTTATTAGCAGGAAATAATCCTTTAGTTTTAGCTTTAGATGAAGTCGATAAAATGTTCCCCTATCCAGAAATTGCGGGTGAGTTTTTGGGAATGTTACGAACTTGGCATGAGGATGCCAAAACTCGTCCTTTGTGGCGACAATTACGGTTAGTTGTCTTGCATACTCAAGCTTATACTCAACTTGATATCAATCAGTCTCCATTTAATGCTGGAACTGAGGTTAATTTACCAGATTTTACTGCCGAACAAATACTACTTTTGGCAAAGCAATATGGACTTGATTGGGATCTAGATCGAGTTACACTGTTAAGGAAAATGGTGGGAGGAAATCCTTATTTAGTTGGAGAAGCCATTAAACAGTTAGTACCAGAGAAGAAGTCTGTAGAAGAAGTTTTGCAAACGGCTCATACCGCATGGGGAATTTATCGCTATCATTTACAAAAACATTACCAGAATTTATTAGCTAATTCTCAGTTAGGTGCAGCTTTTAAAAAAGTTGTTTTAGCCGATACTCCAGTAGAATTTGATTCCTTGTTAAATCAAGATACGGCAGTTAAATTAAATGATTTGGGATTAGTCAATCTTTCTCACAAAAGTGCCACACCGCGTTACGAATTATATCGACTTTATTTTCGCCAACGCTGCCAAGAAAATGACTTATAG